In Zunongwangia sp. HGR-M22, the sequence TTTTCCAGGCTATCAGGAATATATGCATGGATTTGACCCGGAGTCAGAAGATATGCATTTTCAGGATCAGGAGGCCGACCAGAAAGCCTTTGATCGGATAAGCCGTGTCTTTCCGTTGTTAAGTGCTGAAAGACGTCGTCTCATTGAACTCTGCATAAAATACGGTTTTCAATATAAAAACATTGCCCAGGTTATGGGAACCAGTATTACCTACACCAGTAACGAGGTGAAAAGAGCGATCGAGGATATTAAAAAAATTATCCATCAAGGGAACGATTTGGAAACCAAACCCAAACAGGTGGTTACGGTAAAACTACAGGGCAAGATGACAGAGGAGCAGGAAAAGGTATTACAACTGCGTAATGAAAAGCAGTATTCCTTTACGGCAATTGCTGAAGAACTGCAACTATCTCAAAAAGAAGTCCATAAAGAATTTATGGCCGCCTATAGGTTGCTACAGGAAAAACACCAACAACAACAATCGGCTTAATCATGGGAAAAGAAACTATAAAACTCACCCGAAAAATCCAGTTGCTAGTGGACGCCCCTACCAAAGAAGAAAGAAAAGAGGCTCTTGATACCCTATACCGTTGGCAGAATCGAAGCTATAGGGCGGGTAACCTTATTGTTACCCACCAGTATATTCAGGAAATGATTAAGGATTTTTTTTATTTATCTGAAGGGATAAAATATAGGCTGGTAGATGATAAGAAAGCTGAAGATGGCATGCTTAATCGTTCCAGGAGCAATTGTACCTACCGGGTGGTATCCGATCGTTTTAAAGGTGAGGTCCCAACCAACATTTTAGCCTATATGAATTATAATATCATGAATAATTTCAGTAAAAACTTGGTGCAATATAGGAGGGGAGAGCGCTCGCTAGCAAATTATAGAAGGGATATTCCTTTTCCATTTGGAACGATAGGGATTCATGGATTATCCTATAAAAAAGAAAAAAAAGCATTTTGCTTTCGTTTATTTTCTATTCCTTTTAAAACCTATTTAGGGAAGGATTATACGGATAAACGAAGCTTGCTGGAACAGGTAGTAGCCGGCCAAATCAAACTTTGCGCTTCTAAAATTCAACTGAAAAAAGGAAAAATTTATTGGTTAGCCGTATTTGAAGTTGCGAAAGAAAAGCATTGCCTAAAACCGGAAATAATTGCAGAAGCCTCCCTATCTCTTGAATATCCTATTATAGTGAAATCTGGTAAAGCAAAGCTTAATATTGGTAGTAGAGAAGAGTTTTTATATAGAAGATTAGCCATTCAGGCTGCTTTAAAAAGAGTGCAAAATGCTACTGCCTATTGTAGATCAGGAAAAGGATATAAGCGCAAAACAAAAGCAGTAGAAAGATTTCACGAAAAAGAAAGAAATTATGTAGATAACCGTTTGCATGTATACAGTCGGATGCTTATTGATTTTTGTATCAAACAGCAAGCAGGTACACTCATTTTAATAAATCAGGAAGATAAAATGGAGATCGCCAAAAAGGAAAATGGATTTGTTTTAAGGAATTGGAATTATTATGAACTTATGACCAAAATAAAATATAAGGCTGAAAAAGCCGGAATTGAACTTATCGTGGATTAAAATTAAAAATGAGGGTGCTTGTACACCCGTAAGGTGAGGTCTCAATAGCACTCACTAAATGCCCGCAGCATATACAACATGCCTTCCCCTTAGAGTTGAGAGGAAATAAAATAATGATCAAAAGACTATAAAAAAGATGTAAGTCCATAATTATCTTGGATTAAATATAATAATGAGGGTGCTTGTAAACCCGTAAGGTGAGGTTCTATTTACGCTCACTAAATGCGCGCAGCATATACAACAAAAGCCTTCCCCTTAGAGTTGAGAGGAAATAAAATAATGATCAAAAGACTATAAAAAAGATGTAAGTCCATAATTATCTTGGATTAAATATAATAATGAGGGTGCTTGTAAACCCGTAAGGTGAGGTTCTATTTACGCTCACTAAATGCGCGCAGCATATACAACAAAAGCCTTCCCGCGATGAGATAAACTGAGAATTATGATGAACAAAAATATTTATACTTGGTCATTAAAAATTAACTACGATCTAAGATTTTTGGTGTAAGTACACTTTGGATAATTAGAACATCCGTAGAAATTACCATAACGGCCTTCTTTTAATAATAATTCACTTTGACACCTCGGACAAATCTTTAAATGCGTTATGATTTCTTGGTCTTTAATCCGCCTTTTAACCTAATTCCTTTCGATTAGGAGAATCAAAATATACGGAAACAACGATTTATTTTTTCTTTGGGAAATCGCTGTTTAATAAACTCTTTTTTAATTCTCTATTGGATTTAGTGATCTTAACTAAAAATATAATGGCATAGATGATAAGGGTAAAACCTATTCATAGGATAATTATTTCATCTGGGGATAAGTTCTGCATTTCTACGAGTATAATTAAGAAAGCTAGTAGGGCAAGGCTCTCTTATTAACGAACTATAATCATAATCGGGATGCAAAAAGTATTTAAAATTAGTTTAAAGATGTTGGGTGAAAG encodes:
- a CDS encoding RNA polymerase sigma factor, which translates into the protein MEREFKLLKEGHPDAMEFIYARYRQKLFWMGKNLIKDEFVIENILQDTFLKLWEKRDHIEDPKHILFFLLYVMKRQCIYYYCRPRNRFHRNMNRLEFFPGYQEYMHGFDPESEDMHFQDQEADQKAFDRISRVFPLLSAERRRLIELCIKYGFQYKNIAQVMGTSITYTSNEVKRAIEDIKKIIHQGNDLETKPKQVVTVKLQGKMTEEQEKVLQLRNEKQYSFTAIAEELQLSQKEVHKEFMAAYRLLQEKHQQQQSA
- a CDS encoding topoisomerase DNA-binding C4 zinc finger domain-containing protein, yielding MKDQEIITHLKICPRCQSELLLKEGRYGNFYGCSNYPKCTYTKNLRS